The genomic interval GTAACAatcttatattattaataaaattgtgcAGTGATTAGAAACCctaatacagaaaatatgatagaattattatattttaagtagaaTGATCACCCAGGGAGTACATATCCCTCTGGGGCCGACATACACTGACTTTCGTTCTTGTTTCCTGCAGTTACACCAGAAAGGTTTTCCAGTGTAAGTAAATTACTACAgcggtatttttttttaaattacaagttGTGTTTCTTATTTCACAGTAATGTCACAGTAATGATCAATCGATGTGTTATTTAGTTTGCCTTGTTAGTTTTTCAGTATATAAAAGTAACTCGAGTTGTCAGGAGATCCTGTCGAGACGAAAGTAACACTTGTTACTTTAGTTCCGCTGATTAATGTAATCAAAACTGACCAAGTACAATGTTGATTTTGGCTGAAgcatttttattcttcaaaaatccagtttattaaacataatattgtttttataccttatttttaaaaatgagtttctGGGGTTGGGGCTATAATCCAGATGTACCATTTAAACTAATCAGACATAACCGAAACACCTCTGCCAGATCAAATATATGTATGacctataaatatatagagagaatCTCCCTTACTACACAATTCTCTGAAAAAGACATGTACTGCATACTGCAATTACTCCTTTCTAGTCCTATTCTACTCTATTTGTCCTATTATGAATTTCCTATTATGCATATTGCCAGATCATTCCTTATATTGTTACTGATTGTGTATATTGTCTTTTGTGTTGTATactatatttatgcatgtttgtgATACATCACTCATTTGTACCAAATCCAGTCTATGAATTTTTCATCAAATGACTTAATGTTAAGAGTGTTTATTATATGATCATGCAGGTATGAAAATATTTCtcaattatgttattttattttatgtataattatattttttatcttcaaTCTtacttgttttttattacagagctgcaaaactttttggaaactcacaaaacaaacatgaaggagaaaacaatatatttttgaggGCAACAAAGACAATGAAGCACAACTCAAGGCTATTTACACAGAACTGTTCATCACAGAGGGAGATATGAAAGATGTCAATCACGAACATGAGATTCTGAGGATTGATGATGCCTTcaagagcaaaaaaacacaGGACAAACTAATCATatctaatgatatatttactgaactGAGTAAAAACAATGAGAAAAAGATTGTGCTGACTAAAggagtcgctggcattggaaaaactgtctctgtgcaCAGGTTGATCCTGGACTGGGCCGAAGGAAACACCAATCAAGATATACACTGTGTGTTCCTgcttccattcagagagatTAACTTAATGACAAATGAAGATTTCAGTCTCCATGAGCTTCTGCTGGAATTTTATCCTGAACTGAATGACCTGGAGAAATCAAAGCTATATAAGGAATGTAAgatagcatttatatttgatggacttgatgagAGTCGCCTACctataaattttaaaagtagatcACTGAACACTGTTGAGAAAAAAGCATCTGTGGATGTGCTCTTTACAAGTCTGGTCAAAGGGACTCTGCTTCCATCAGCTCTTGTCTGGGTCACATcacgaccagcagcagccaatcagatccctccTCAGTATGTGGGTTTGTTCACAGAGGTGCGAGGATTCACTGACCAACAGAAGGAGGAGTACTTCAGAAAGAGATTCACAGATGAGAGTCTGTcctccagaatcatctcacacatgaAGATGTCTCGTAgtctctacatcatgtgccacattcctgtgttctgctggatcacagccacagtacttcaggatattctctctgagaacaatgaagagaacatcagcacaacactcactgaaatgtacattcacttcctgCTGATACAGATGGAAATGAAGAACCAAAAGTATGATGAACAAGAAGAAAGAGAACGTACAGAGCACTTacgaataaatgaaaaaaattttttaagttaGCCAAGTTAGCATTTGATCAACTAAAGaaggaaaacattgtgttctatAAGGACGATCTGAAAGCATGTGGTATTGATGCGAGTAAAGACACTGAGTTCACAGGAATGATCACAGAGATCTTCAGAAGGGAACACAGACTTCATGGAGCAAAGGTCTTCTGCTTTGTGCATCTGCATCTGAGTGTTCAAGAGTTTCTtgctgcagtgcatgtgttCATCTGTTACCTTAACAAGAACATGCAGGAGCTTCAGTTTTTTGACAAGCCAGAAGAAAATATCACATTGCAGGGGCTACTACAGAAGGCCATTGATAAAGCCATGGAGAGTCAGAGAGGACATTTGGATCTATTCCTGTGGTTTCTGATAGGAATATCACTGGAATCCAGTCAAAACCTGCTGAAaggcctgatcacacacactgaagacaCTACAGAGggcatcacaaaaataactaaatacattaaacaacaacaaaacaagtaCAATATCTCAAATGAAGCTCTAATCAACCTATTCTACCGCTTACTTGAACTCAAGGATCATTCATTATATGAGGAAATACAGAGTTACCTCAGTTCAGAAGAGCATTTAGGAAAAGATCTCTCATCTTCAATGTGCACAGTGCTGACCTACATACTGCTGATATCAGAGAAGGTGCTGGATGAGTTCAACCCAAAGAGGTTTACATCAGAACAATCAAACTACAAGAGACTCATTCCAGCTTTGAGATGCTGCAGAAAAGCCCTGTAAGTAATTTCACTGACTGCTGTTCaattaaaggttttgttttacatcaataaataataatctcaAAATATGGCAAACATTAtgtgaaaaatgaaatcattatGTTCTGAAGTAATGAAGTTATGAACTCACTATGTGAGTAAATAGGTGTTTCATAACTATAGATAGTTGTATGTATGATACTTATATCAGTGGCATTTTCTGCAAGAACACAAGGCAGGCAATGCCTACTCAAAAAGGAAGAGCAAATCATTCTAGAATTCCAGAAATTGGAGTTTTTTAAaccagttttaattaaaacattttgtgcaacataattttacttgcatttttcaattttggttttacactttttttatttttgactgcaATACATTTGAAGAGAAACAATTGCAAGGCTCTCTTGAGCAGGTCTTCCAGTCAGCTCTGTCAAAACTCTTTACGATTATTCCAAAACATAGCAGCAAGATTGCTCTTTAATAAgatgaaaataatacatttcacacCTCTGTTCATTAGACATATGATGGTATTAAATTTTCATGTTGCGAATAATCCAGTCTTTGTCAGTCATGTGTGTTTATTAACTGTGACATCACAGAGGCACCATTTTGAAGGTATTGTTGCATTGGAGCAGTGAAGCGAAAGTGTACAGAGCCATACAGTAAAGACTGATTAAATCATCATACTGCAGAAACAAAAGCATGGTACCAACATAATCTCTTTTTTAGGAACCATAATTTGTCATTGAGGATTACCAGTTGAAGATTACCAGTACCACTAAAATGCTGATAAATATGCCATCAACGCATTCACATGCAGGGTGCTGACCTGGTGGTGACAGACACAATTAAGATTTCATGCACCCAGCCAGATTGTGTCAACCACTACGCTCACATCGGACAAAGTGCTCATCTCCGTAGAGTCGTTGCATgcaagaaatattattacacaagTTCTGCTTGCTACACAATCAAAAATGtgctaaatataattattttttaaaatgtttggaatTGTAACATTATGAAGGACTATACAGACTTCTCACTGGTGAATGTCTTTTCTGTGCACGTTCATAATGAGCTGCATAATGAGCCATTCAGATAGGTCTGTGACTGATTTACCAATAAGATCCCAAGGagttaagtgaaaaaaaaaacactcttacACCCCATGTATAACCTACAAACTTAAGTACCTCTAAGAAAATGTCCAAAAACCTGAGAGTCTGAGagcattaaattttttttattctcttcacAGGTTGTGTGACTGTAATCCTACTTCTCAGTCCTGTGAAAATTTGTCATTAGCTTTACAAtcatcaaactctgtcctgagagagctggacctgagtaacaatgacctgcaggattcaggagtgaagctgctttctgaaggactgaagagtccaaactctaAGCTGGAGACACTGAGGTAAATGGCTTTCCATAAATGCTTCCACATTAAATGACCATTAAATTTAGtcaacaaatgtttattttgctcttAATACAATGCCAGAACAATAGACAAAATCTCtagcccagtgtgcctaaacgactaccgccctgtagcactcacacccatcgttatgaagtgctttgagcgactagtcttgtcacatctgaaggactctctgccttccacactggacccccaccagtttgcctatcaaggcaataggagcactgaggatgcagtctccatcgcTCTGCACTccgtactcacacacttggacaacaaaaatacttacgcacggatgctgtttgttgacttcagttcagcattcaacacggtcataccctctaagttaatcaccaaactcagagatctggacattaacacctcactgtgcaactgggttatggacttcctgaccaacagacctcagcatgttaggtcaggccacatctgttccaccactatcactctcaacaccggtgtaccacaaggctgtgtgctgagccccttcctctactccctcttcacccacgactgcaggcctgtgtttggatctaactccatcatcaagtttgcagatgacactactggtgatcggtctcatcagcaacaacgatgagactgcctacagagaagaggtccagcatctggccacgtgtaaaagacaataatctgctccttaacaccaccaaaaccaaggagctccttgtggacttcaggaaggtgagaagaggctcacatgatcccatccacattaatgggattgctgtggagcctgtctcatgcatcaagttcctgggaacccacatctcggaggatctgtcctggaccaccaacacctccagcctggtcaagaaggctcaccagcgtttattctttctgaggaaacttaagaagaaccagctgtcctcagccatcctggtgaacttctatcgctgtacaatagagagcatcctaacaaactgtgtcacagtctggtatgggagctgctctgttgctgagcgtaaggcactgcagcgggtggtgaaaactgcccagcgcatcacaggaactccacttccatccattgaggacatccagaagaaacactgtttgcgtcgagcacgcagtattcttaaggactcctctcaccctgcccacaaactgttttccctcctgccatccggcaggcgattcagattcccccggactagaacaagtagactgaggaacagcttttttaccagagctgtctcactactgaattctaccccccactgatgtctgccccacccaccccattaaaacaaaaatactaaaatgcactgttaacattcattgcactccactgtatatatctttgtaaatgtatgtacatatccactgtacatactcttgtaaaattgtctatacatatcctgtatatcctgctctttcttatgtacataacgatctgtaaattgtttacacataatcactgtaaattcccccttcccatctgtaatttaacttgtacatatcacatatttatctttgtaatttatatttatatttgtacctatatcctgcacttgctgcttattgcactcctggttagacctaaactgcatttcgtcaccttgtacttgtacatgtgtaatgacaataaagttgaatctaatctaatctaaaaatgatgtggattttattgaaattaaagtAGCAAAATGATCTGAAACAATTACTTTTTCAAGAATAACTTCTGACAGCACTGCCCAAGCTCAGCACTATCTAGCAGCTGTGTGCATCTTAGCTAGGGTCCAGAATGAACATGGCTCAGTCAAATATAGAATTGCATGATTATACACATACGCAATATACGAATGAAGTTTATATTAAACTGACACTCAATAATTCAGTTTGCAATAATTGCTGGTTGCATGAATTCTTTTTCTGCATGTGCTGTGAGTCACTTATGACATggatttgaaaatatatatatgagacGTGTTTCTGTGTcacttttttaatcaaattttgcTTATAGTCCTATTTCAGTCGGATCATTGTGAAAAAGGCCTAGCAGAGATTGTACTACCCTTATCAGTGATTAAGTTCTACTCAGTTACTTGTTGTGGTAGCTTTTAATGCTAATTCGAAAAGGCTTCAATGCAAGAAAGACATCAACAACATTATTTACTGACAAACTCAAAGACCTAAATATACACCGGAAGAACTTAAAACATCTGAGGAACACAGCTGGAGACAAATGAACGCAATTAACTTAACAACAAAAGGAACAAGACCAAAAAATCTAAGTTTCAGTTACTTTGGGTTTCTACTGAAATTTACATTGTGCAAAATTTTCCACGAGTCACATTTCTGACTTAACAGTCAGCttcactttaaatgcatcagaaaCATCATGCATTGTAAACATAACAGACTCACAAAGTGCATAAGAGAACTTGAGAAATTGTAAACTGCAAAACTTTACCAGAACTCAAACCTTCTAGATTAAACAATAGCTTATAGGCCAGAAAGCTGACTTTGAGGTTATGGACTTTGGGGAGAATTTTTTGATTTCCATCCTCCAGCTCCAGGAAGCTCTTCTGGACAGcctgtgttttagttttttggggtAGCTTAGTGTTGTATAACAAAAAGATATAAGTTCACATTGGgcaaaatattttcagtgaGTCACGCGTTTCTCACTTCTTCACAGTCGTGTTGTCTTTaaatgcacagtaaaaaaaaaaacaacaacaacaaaaaaacaacaacaactcacAAACATGGTCCCCATATGAAAATGTAGTAGTGCAACATGAAAAAGTGCATAAGAGAACCTAAGAGATTGAACTCTAAAACTTTACCAGAGGAACTCAAAAGCCTTTCCTCAAACCTTTCACAATATCAGTATTGCTTTAGGCCAGTAAACTGACCTTGAGATCGTGGACTTTAgaggatgtttttttgttgacgTCCTCCAGTTCCAGGAAGATCTTTTGGAAAAcctcaaatgtgtattttagtttttttggataGCTTAGTTCCAAGGCATAAATAAGCCCCATAAGGTAGACGCACGCTTGTGATACACTTGGAATACCAAATAGGACCTCTGCTCCCTCAATGACTATACCAGCTTTCTTCTCGAGACCTCCATCCTTGGCTTTGCTGACCACTAAGAtgttaagaacaaatgaattgAGTTCCTCTTGGATGGCTGcagcatcatcatcacaaaCCTGTAAAATATGCCACAGAGAAGTACTGTAGATGAGGTAAAGCTTTATAAACAAAGTGACGCTAGGTAGGTAGACCAATAAACagacacagataaacacacagacagacagacatttacaaatgtatttttgatgcacaCATTTCTTGTCCTAAATCacaacactgctcaaaactaCCACAGCAACCATATAATCCCACTGTATATTCTCTTCCTGTCTGTCTAATtgagtgtctctctgtgtctgtgcatctgtctatgtgtctgtctgtctatagtGCACTGTTGTGATTTAAGACAAGAAATGTGTGCgtgcatcaaaaatacatttgtgaacCTTCATTTTTTTCAAGGGATTTgcctatatttatatacagtaacttatgtgcatcaaaaaatatttatgtggagctagtcatatgtacatataagaATCCATCagtatgcatgtataataagTGAGAgggcagaaatatattttctttaccttGTAGTCCTTGATTAACTCCTCTGTCTTTTCACCAAGGTAGAGAATGAGGCCTCAGATCACAGTTTCTCTTCGAGACTCAATGCAGTTTTcctacaaaaatgtgaaatgctaCAACATTAAACTAACtgctacaattttaaaagtggcaaaacaaaaaagttttgtgAACGTAAATTCGCCTCTGTAGAGTGCAGTAGTCTGTGTTAGTGACAATATCTGACCAATTTCAGAGACTATTGTCACTTAACGttagacacaaaacaataagaaaaatatacggTAAACACGCTCGTGCTAACATTAGCTTACACTAAATTTTATAGCTGTGTGCTAACTTTAGCTTACACTAAATGCCCTACTTTCTAACAGCATGCTAACGTTAGCTTCAAATTACATTAGAATCAACTATTTTATTGCCACTTGCAAAGTTTCAGTTACACGTAAAGCAAATGTCCTCCTACCGGCGTAGCCACATGGTAGTAATTCCATTCCACGTGCAACAACGTCATCTtcaaatgacaatgacaaaccCTAGCTCTTGCACAACAATTCTAAAACAGTAAAGACTGTGGTAACGTATAGCTAACTAAACAACTAATGTTACTTTACTAACTTTATTCTTACCTTAAGCTCAGTCTGCATGATCCTCTTCGTTTGAAATAAATTCAGTCAGCCTGGTCCTCGTATGAAATGCGCGGGGTTTACAGACCAACAACACACCGAAGGAGCGAATTATTTTGTactgagtaaataaaacaaggttattgtttgttgtgtgtgtgtgtgtgcctaaaAAGATTGGCTGGAATTACTTATAGaaattttgtaaagaaaaaaatgcacatggtcttgtgttttgaacaaatgtagattaattaaaaaactagGTATTTTCACGTAAAGCTATAAACGTAACatgtattgttaatattacactttttaattacataacatttacttacactcagaattatttttttcagtgtaatagTGAGGTAGCACATTCGACTAAGTACTATTACTTACTAGATCATTAATCAGAGCTTCTTGTTAGTAGTAGCTACTACAGTGCTGATATTGTGTTACAGTTTATCAAAAAATTAATCCGAATTGGAACTATCGCAATCACAAAACGAATCTTCACAACAGAATCCTAAACTCTGAACTCTTTgtatttgtttccttttttctgtcTGATTCGTTTTGCTTCTATTCATTCtgtcttttgtcatttgtctttcattttgtttttgtcctttaGATTTCATTCTAAATTTGTTTCTGAGGttcatttggtttattttgctCTTTGCTCTTCTTGTTTCCAGTCAAAATCTATGTATAAATTTTTGACTGACTGActctgtgtgttttctagtGTTGATCATGGAGGAGAATCTAGGATTACAGCAGGAGGTCTGTAAGGGGGAAGTCAGCGAAGAGAAaccatgaaataaaacattgataatAGCTAGTCCTAAGAATGCCTGTACCTGTTTCTTTGTCATGGGCTGGAAGTACTCCTTGATGGCCTTTACTTTTCCCTCTTTTGGTTCAATCAGTCCCCTTCCAATTTTGATAACCCAAGTGCCTTGCCTCTGAAAGTCCCAGGTCTCATTTTTAAGGGTTAGCCATTAGTTCAGCCCTATATAGTGCTGTTGGGAGTACTGCaggcagtttttttcttttgccgAAGTGGAGAGGGATACTTGCCAGTAATCTTTTGTTAAGTCTAGGTAAGATATGTACCAGGCCCTACCGAAACATTCAATGAGC from Puntigrus tetrazona isolate hp1 chromosome 4, ASM1883169v1, whole genome shotgun sequence carries:
- the LOC122343085 gene encoding protein NLRC3-like; the encoded protein is MKDVNHEHEILRIDDAFKSKKTQDKLIISNDIFTELSKNNEKKIVLTKGVAGIGKTVSVHRLILDWAEGNTNQDIHCVFLLPFREINLMTNEDFSLHELLLEFYPELNDLEKSKLYKECKIAFIFDGLDESRLPINFKSRSLNTVEKKASVDVLFTSLVKGTLLPSALVWVTSRPAAANQIPPQYVGLFTEVRGFTDQQKEEYFRKRFTDESLSSRIISHMKMSRSLYIMCHIPVFCWITATVLQDILSENNEENISTTLTEMYIHFLLIQMEMKNQKYDEQEERERTEHLRINEKNFLS